Proteins found in one Paenibacillus sp. FSL R10-2782 genomic segment:
- a CDS encoding M20 family metallopeptidase: MDSIANGHNGRTPSHEQIMKAVDAKDHELRELARTIHKHPELSFHEYQAQGWLTNTLEQAGFAVEKGIAGLETSFRAEWEGKSGGPTIALLAEYDALPAIGHACGHNLICTASVGAAIALKEAMPDLPGRIVVLGTPAEEEGGGKIIMCEHGEFDGIDAVMMVHPQSKTMVLRGGLACVDVTFTFHGKQAHAASSPEKGISALDAMINAFVAINSVRQFVTSDVRIHGIITKGGDAPNVVPELCEAVFILRAQTVVVLAEVRSKVYRAVRAAAEGMGATVDIAEGLVYAERNTNKKLAALFQNNLEQLGLEVHEPPAQGGIGSSDIGNVSQITAAIHPYIRLGDASTHTPEFAQLAGAEEGMIEMNYAAKALALTAYDLVTDPVALREVRTEFEQWQAQRNGGASE; encoded by the coding sequence ATGGACTCAATAGCGAACGGACATAATGGCAGAACGCCATCCCATGAACAAATTATGAAGGCTGTAGATGCGAAGGATCACGAATTACGGGAGCTTGCCCGAACGATACATAAACATCCTGAGCTAAGCTTTCATGAATATCAGGCACAGGGCTGGCTCACCAATACACTGGAACAGGCTGGTTTTGCTGTGGAAAAAGGCATTGCCGGACTGGAAACCTCATTCCGTGCGGAATGGGAAGGGAAATCCGGCGGGCCCACAATCGCTCTGCTGGCTGAGTATGATGCACTCCCAGCGATTGGACATGCCTGCGGACACAACCTGATTTGTACCGCATCAGTGGGGGCCGCTATAGCCCTGAAGGAAGCGATGCCGGATCTGCCCGGACGCATCGTGGTGTTAGGCACACCAGCCGAGGAGGAGGGCGGCGGCAAAATCATCATGTGCGAGCATGGCGAATTCGACGGCATTGACGCCGTAATGATGGTGCATCCGCAGAGCAAAACGATGGTTTTGCGCGGGGGATTGGCCTGCGTGGATGTCACGTTTACGTTTCATGGCAAGCAGGCCCATGCCGCTTCCTCCCCGGAGAAGGGCATCAGCGCACTGGATGCCATGATTAATGCCTTTGTGGCGATTAATTCAGTTCGCCAGTTCGTCACCAGTGACGTGCGTATCCACGGCATTATTACAAAGGGCGGAGATGCCCCGAATGTGGTGCCAGAGCTGTGCGAGGCCGTATTTATTTTACGGGCGCAAACCGTTGTCGTCCTGGCAGAAGTGCGGAGCAAGGTGTATCGCGCTGTTCGTGCGGCGGCAGAAGGCATGGGCGCGACCGTGGACATTGCCGAGGGACTTGTTTATGCGGAGCGCAATACGAACAAGAAGCTGGCCGCTTTGTTCCAGAACAATCTGGAGCAGCTTGGTCTGGAGGTCCACGAGCCGCCTGCACAGGGAGGAATCGGTTCGTCGGATATCGGCAATGTCAGCCAGATTACCGCAGCGATTCATCCTTATATCCGATTGGGTGACGCGTCCACGCATACGCCGGAATTTGCCCAGCTTGCGGGAGCGGAGGAAGGCATGATTGAAATGAACTATGCCGCCAAGGCGCTGGCATTAACGGCTTACGATCTCGTGACCGATCCGGTGGCTTTGAGAGAGGTACGGACTGAATTTGAACAGTGGCAAGCGCAGAGAAACGGGGGAGCATCCGAATGA
- a CDS encoding C4-dicarboxylate ABC transporter permease: MSSNTAVPSGPKKWLKMPHTFVILIFLTLVAGILTYVVPAGEFERVKNETTGKTLLVPGSYAHVDPNPVTLWDIPKSIVSGLVDSADVVFFILIIGGVFQIITSSGTIEAVTGRVARSFSNKGIWVIPVFITLFSVGGFTMGMSTEVMVFVPIGIAIARALKFDAMTGTAMISLGASCGFTAGLLNPFNVGLAQAIAQIPIFSGLWLRAILLVILIVITSLYIMRYASKVKKSPESSFVYELEKTAEDKPVDLSNLPSIQLKHILIILTIVVSFAMLIWGVSKKDWWMEELAALFLSMGVISGFCAGYGPSRIATEFAKGAKDITYGALIIGFARSIVVVLDHGNVIDSIVNSLAIMVGHLPESVQVLGMYVFQNIMNVFITSGSGMAATTMPIMVPLSDLLGITRQTTVLAFQLGDGFSNMILPTSSALMGSLAVSGIPYQKWVRFFWPLLAVWFVLGAVFVIVAQIIGYH, translated from the coding sequence ATGAGTAGCAACACGGCCGTACCGAGCGGCCCGAAAAAATGGCTGAAAATGCCGCATACCTTTGTCATTCTTATTTTTCTGACCTTAGTGGCCGGGATATTGACCTATGTCGTCCCCGCTGGAGAGTTTGAACGAGTTAAAAATGAAACAACCGGCAAAACGCTGCTCGTTCCCGGTTCGTACGCTCATGTCGATCCCAATCCGGTTACGCTGTGGGATATTCCGAAATCCATCGTATCCGGTCTGGTCGATTCTGCCGATGTGGTCTTTTTCATTCTGATCATCGGCGGTGTTTTTCAGATTATTACGTCCTCGGGAACGATTGAGGCGGTGACGGGAAGGGTCGCGAGGTCTTTTTCCAACAAAGGTATATGGGTGATTCCGGTATTTATTACCCTGTTTTCCGTGGGCGGTTTTACGATGGGCATGTCCACCGAGGTTATGGTATTCGTGCCGATTGGTATTGCTATCGCCCGGGCGTTGAAATTTGATGCGATGACGGGTACGGCCATGATTTCACTGGGGGCTTCCTGTGGATTTACTGCCGGGCTGCTGAATCCGTTTAATGTCGGTTTGGCACAGGCGATTGCGCAAATCCCTATTTTTTCAGGGTTGTGGCTTCGTGCCATCCTGTTGGTCATCCTGATCGTCATTACGAGCTTATATATTATGCGTTATGCCAGCAAAGTGAAGAAAAGCCCGGAAAGCAGCTTTGTTTACGAATTGGAAAAGACCGCTGAAGACAAGCCGGTGGATCTATCCAATCTGCCTTCCATACAGCTCAAGCATATCCTGATCATTTTGACCATCGTAGTAAGCTTTGCGATGTTGATCTGGGGAGTGTCCAAAAAGGATTGGTGGATGGAAGAATTGGCTGCCCTGTTTCTTTCGATGGGAGTCATTTCCGGCTTTTGCGCAGGCTACGGGCCAAGTCGCATTGCGACAGAGTTTGCCAAAGGGGCCAAAGATATCACCTATGGTGCGCTGATTATCGGTTTTGCACGTTCCATCGTGGTTGTACTGGATCACGGCAATGTGATTGATTCCATCGTTAACAGCCTTGCTATCATGGTGGGACATTTGCCTGAATCGGTGCAAGTGCTGGGTATGTATGTGTTCCAAAACATTATGAACGTATTCATCACCTCCGGTTCGGGAATGGCCGCAACGACGATGCCGATTATGGTGCCACTGTCCGATCTGCTCGGCATTACACGGCAGACGACGGTACTTGCCTTCCAGCTAGGAGATGGATTTTCGAACATGATTTTGCCTACTTCCTCAGCCTTAATGGGGAGCTTGGCCGTATCGGGTATTCCGTATCAGAAATGGGTTCGCTTCTTTTGGCCGCTACTGGCTGTCTGGTTCGTACTGGGTGCAGTATTCGTGATTGTCGCCCAAATTATCGGATATCACTAA